CTAAGGAATTATGTTCCTCTGGTAAGGTGTTGATTCTGTCAAGGAtgattttctttcaacttactTGGTGACATACATCGGAAAAAAGATAGCcagagaattttcaaaaaattctatCATTGATAAGTTCGATCTTATGAAAAAGTGAATGGTGCAATTTAGAATGCTTAGTATTGAGAAATAGGACTAAGGCCAATTTAAAATGCTTTGTATTTAGAATGCCTCAGTTGGTGGAGATCGGTATCTACAAGACTCAGAATAAGTGTTAGTATTGGGCGTGTGAATGATTATGGAAGTACCTGAGTGTGCTATAGCTCGAACCACCAACCTTGGCCTTATATAGGATTTTATAAGCAAACCTGATACCACTTGATgctaaacattttaataaaggGAAATTATTTGGTATACTGGTAGTGGAGTTTTTAGACTCTATAAGCAGAGCCAAAGGGTTGACAAATGTCCTATAGGGGTAtagtaaactattaaaaaataaatattaaaaaaaaagactcatgtaaattttttaaggttatttgtggaataaaaaagaaGCATATTATCAGTGTACCAAATACTCaccatttaataaatattagattttatcaCACTCACGATGTGggtgaaagaaaataattttaaatattttatgttaaaaatattttttaaagtttatttaacAATGAATATAGGTAGAATAATAATGaacttgtattttaatattattaaacatgtgTTCAatcctcaattaaaattttttaattcttttatttaaaaataatataaaaatatgaaaagataaaaatatcacataaaaatattaattataatttaaaagaaaaaatatttctattttcataaCTTAGCAAAGTGTTATGTTATTTGACCTTGATAGAGTGcttaaatactaataaattttttcattaaCCCTTCGCATTCATAATAATTAACCCAGTCACGTGTGCTTTCCACAATATACCACAATCTAAATCATGTGCCATATTAatctttaagggtaaatttagATGGACGGTGAGGTGCAGTGTGTTTAGCTTACTTATTGTCTTACGTTATAATATTATTACAGTATCTAATTTTACCGTCACTGTTGTTTTTACACAAATCGTAAATacacacaccgcccatccaaacttaCTGTCCATATTCAAGCATTTATTTTTATGACGACCGATTCTTTTCTCCTAAACATAAATTAACATGCATGCTAGGATATTGTTACAAAATGAGCATAGAAGAGGATTTTCAGTAAATATCCCAACTGAATATCTTCTAACAATTAAAAGCATAGCATTTCAGAAGCAACAACCATATTCAAagcattatttatatatattcagaGTATTGATTTCAGTTAAATGGTTTGatcttcttcaatttcttaaaaattatctGGTGGTTGAGCTtccatttctttaaaattcttTCTAAATATAGAGTTTATTCCAAAAATTCAtacaaattttccttttcttctactTCGACAGGCCATCTTATATAATAGCATATATGTTAAAacgaataaaaattaatacatataaatttaatataattttcttcctAATAAAGAGAATTGGGAGAATGAACTTGCAAACcaattgcaaataaataaataaataaacttagaGCTGAATTTTTTTATGCGAAAGTCTTCCAATTTCACATTGAAATCAACTTCATAAATTTTGGATAacttataaaagaaaaggaacggtataagaattataaaaatttacatattttgtgGAATTTATTaggattaaaaacaaaatacaatgcatcctattttcacaaattttcacaaaaaaggGACCAgtggattattattattattttttgtaatagaAGATCAATGTATTTCTTAGAAAAATGGGCCGATCCTAAAATGAAAGGATTGATCCCTTTGGCGTAAGAGGATTGTTAGTGTATTTTACAACATAATGTTACCGAAAACGGATCAATGGCTTTAATATAGGTAGCAATCCCTTTGCATAACACAACCATCATCAGaatcattttattgaaaaataaaagcaatccATATATAGAAAGTAAACTCTCCATCGTCAAACAAATAATGATCATTATTGACATTATCAACAAAATCATTACCTATAGAAACTGCATGTTTCTCTTCTGCTATTTCAGAAGTGATTGTTTCTCCAATGATGTCAAAGCCTTTGTAATGTTCTGATTATAATTGGGTATTCCCTAAATTCTCACAAGCTtcttattagtaaatttctctTTCCTCATCAGTTTCATCTATGCCACCAATGGTACTTTGAATACTGTACGTAAAGGTGCCtttatcataattattttgttattgcGTATTTGATTAAGAGCTCATAATGATAGCTTGTATTGTAGTAATTACaagttagaaaattaaattatgtaacattttaaatttgttgctactgaaattatgtattttattacaaatcTATAATGGCAAAACTGTGTTGTTGAAATTAGTAAGTAGAAAACTAAATGacgtaataatattttaagattgttgttaatattttaatatttaacaatttgcACTCATAAATCATGTTGTTGTGATTAGTAagcaaaatataaattaaataatggcATTTTAAAGTTGTTACTAATATTTTAACGTTTAACACAAACTTATGccattacaaattttattaacattttgcaaTGAAAAATTGTGTTGTTATGATTAGTAAgcaaaaaatttgaattacgTAACAATGTTTTAAGGTTGTTAATATTTTGACGTTTAACAACATCTTGTTCTGTCGTTAACAATTCGCAATTGCCAAATCGAGTTgtgattaataaaaataaaatttaattacataataacattttaaagtcGTTGCTAATATTATACTATTAACTGTGGAATGTGTCTTGTAACAGCTCGTCCGACGAAATCTCTGAATGTGGTTATTGTTTGGCGTATAGTTGGTAAAATAAGGATAGATATGAGTAAGTAAAATGTTTGTCTAGCTAAGCATAGAATTATTTGTATTGCGCCATTTGGTGAACTCTTAGTTTTGGCGAGTTCTGTGGTTTGGCGGATTCTTCTGTTAAGTATTTGCGCAACCCAGGTGCTTTTGGCGAACTCATTAAGTTCACAACTTTTTaggtttgtttattatttaagtatggTAATTTGGTTAGTTAAGTTGAGACTTAGTTAGAACGGAACTAGAGACTACTATAGATAATAAAgcttaaattatgttaagtgCACTTAATCACGGGAATCAAGAgagttagtaaaattatctaatTTTCCACTAACCCTTGTCTTTGAGCTTGAGTATATAAAAATAGCGGTGGTCTTTCAAAATACTTTTACGTTTTATTCTTCTTCCTTGATTAATTTCCTCTGAAAACTCTTTAAAATCCTAAGTCTAGAAAACCTCTTCGAAGTAAGGTTCGCAGTATTCATCTAACTTCTACATTCGTACCAGCTCACTGGTAATTACTGATGCACCCTAGGTTACCCTCTAAGTCATTTATGTGTTCTGCATGTATAGATGTTAGAATAGTGTGTGAGGAAGGAAACTTCGTGATTCTAGATTAAGCATTATTGATTCTTGCATGCATGATCAGATTTGATCGATTGATGATTTGATACGTTTAACTATCtttattttagctcaagaagttAATGAAGGTCCAAGTGATGAAGGCAAATGACCTGCTTTATAGACTTATGCTAAAGTTTCTGGTGAGTTCCCTCTTACTTTcatgtgttttaattttctttattttataattcatgtaAGGTAAGTAATCCTCCTTTATAATGAATGAAAGATGTTGTGTGAATAATGGTTATCCAAGGTCTTCAATCTGAGTGGAGTCAATTTGTGATATAAAGTAAGCATCATTTTTTATGCTTAAGTCACTACCATCTGCTTTTGATatgtatgatatgatatgaactGATATGAGGTGATGAAGATGATGAGATATTGTGTAGCCTCCGGTAGGACGGCTATATTACAAACCGGATTGAAAGGTTACAATAAAACATATTGttctaaatgaaaatgatatgagGAGTTAAGAGGGAGGATGTATGTGAATAAGACTAAATGATATTAATTTCTGTGTTAAGGAGAtggtttttagttttatttttttagtgagttaaattatttatataatccttttaatatataaattttgttttttcaattaaattgcTTTAAATATTAGAGCAAGATTATgtaagaaaaaagagagagagagacatAGCAAGAAAGACGAGGAAAATGGCTACGTAGGATCGAAAAACACGAATGCCTGTCAGTATCACAAAACGTGCAGGTATTGAAATACTCTCCCTCCCTAACCCTTAACTACCACTCTTCCCCACACTTTCTTCGTGTTCTCCCTCGTATTTCACTTCCTCCCTTCTCTCTGTTTCCCCTGCACCGCCTCCAATGGCTTCCATTGCTGCTTCTTCCGTCTCCATGCAACCTCGCCACTCCTTGGTATTcctttttcatcttcttcttcttgtttccGTAACTTGGATTCTGTGATAAAACACATGCAGATGTAATATTCATGTTCATGGATTTGTTGGATGTGAATTTGAAACTGTTTAGATATTCATGAGTTTGAAATTATTGTTTCTATGCTTTTCTTTTTAGTATGTAATCATAATGAATCTTAACTAATTTATGcgtaatgtattatttttattctcacAATTTATATGATAAATGAAATCTGAATCCATTCTCTCAAATTCATGTTTCTGAGTATAGTactagtcttttttttttctctatctGTTTGTCAGTTTTGCGTAGATTTTACCTTTTAGTCTAATGCTTGTTTTGATTTGTGTAATCTGAGATTTCTATTTGAAGtaaatttccatatttttctttctttaaatatcATCTTAACCAGTGCCGGTAGCCACTGGTTACGATTCCTTAtaataaaatgcaaatataaagTGTCTGTATTGCTTGGTGTAAGGTGCAGTTGAGATATCCTTGAAGATAGTTTATTCTTCTAGTACAATTATTATTATAGGAATTATTATGGACTGACTGCTGTTTAACAACTTCTTTTAACAGGCTACAACCAGGGCTTCTGGGCTGAAATTGGCTTCATTTGTGAACCAGGAAAGAAACAACCTATCTTTTAGGTTGCGTCCTGTGCCTGCTCGCTTGCGGATATCCTGTGCTGTACGTTTCTCAATCAATTGAATGATATTACTTTCTGTACTCATTTGTGAGGGGGCAAATGCTACTGACTACACAATGGGGTTcacattttttttgtatttttatattcattattcataaATGTCTCTGCATCTTTTGTAGGTTTATTTGTAAACATGATAGTAATGATCTGTTCATTTTTGCAGAAATGATTGTTATACTTTTGGTGAATAACATGATCTTAATGCCTGGGTTAATTGTCATTGGTCAGGCCAAACCAGAGACTGTAGATAAGGTGTGCGAAATAGCAAGGAAACAACTAGCTTTGTCAAGTGACGAACCTGTCACTGGGGCATCCAAATTTTCTGATCTTGGAGCTGATTCTCTTGATACGGTACTCCCTCAACCCCTCAATGATCATTGATTCGGTTTCTGAATGCCTagctttttcccttttcttctcaTTTGGGTATGTAGGGTGCAGAATCATGGATCTCATGCATTTGTTTgagttgaatgaaattttgCCTATCTGTATGTTCATGCTCATCTATATATGTATCCTTGAAGTCATCCATTTTTCTCTAATCAATCTTAATTCTTTGTCAACATGAATAACTCTATGTCTCATATAATTAAAGCGAAAGCCGCATGTCCACGCTATAATGTGTTTTACTTGAGGCTATTGCTTGTGGCTTGTGTCATACCATTTCAGGTTGAGATTGTGCTGGGAATCGAGGAAGAATTTGGAGTCACAATAAAAGAGGACAATGCCCAAGACATCACAACTGTTCAGGATGCCGCCGATCTTATTGAGAAGCTCTGCCGTGCTAAAGGTGCCTAGAAACAAGGACCTAAGTTGCAGGTTCATTCACCATGCCCCCCCATTGATCTCTGAGAGCATTTAAAAATCTTGTTGTGAACTCcttatgttgttggaattttaagttaaatttgtcGATTTAACTTTTTGTGTGGTAAATCAAGGAAATACTATTCCTGTTGCCGTTCTATTGTTATTAATGTGACCTAATTTTATTAGATATATGCCCAAAccaaatcctttatcatctagcTTACAGGATTAAGGCTAGTATAGCATTACTGTTGGTGTGCCAATCTCAATGCTAAAGAGACCTTAAGGGCCTGTTgaaatcaaaactcaaaatcTATATCATGTTCATGTTCATGTGGGCATCTAAGCCTTTTTCTTTGCTAGTAAGTGAGCATAAGCTATCATACTTACTTGGATGAGTTTTGAAAATGCACTTGTATTTTGTTATgcataaataatttgattatatatatatatatatatatatattttgtgattAAGATAAAGGTGGGTTTTTTTGGGATCTTCCTCTCTTATATTAATAGTCACAAAAGGCATTTATGGCCCCTTTTTCCACCATGGAGCTCTTCATATTTTCTCCACCTCATCTTGTTCATTAACGGCTCTTCGCCCTATAAAAGTGAACTGTTCTAAATTCTCATCACATTCTCTTCATTATCTTTTCCCTCATTGATTTCTTATATCAAAATGTTTGATGTTGGTAATTTCAATTATCTCTAATCTTGAAAAGATGGGGTTAAGTTCATAGACATAAAATAGACgtacttaaggagcttgaagATTTCAAGTGATATGATTACAAGAGCCAAAAAGTAAAGTAATAAAGactaaaagtacaaggatttagGCAAACTTCCATGAATGGATCAATTGTCAAAGCTTATTATGCCATGCATGGGAATGGAAACAGAGTGTGGGATGGAAGAAAGCTAATAAGAAGGGAGACAAGCTGAATTGTAAATGAGCAATTGGATTGCTTGCAGTTCCCTACTTTTGCATCTGATGCATTGAAAAGCATTACAGGAGACCACTGTTGGTCAAGCCGCCGACTTCAAACCTTGTATGCCATTCCTGACTTCAATTCCTCATCAATTTAAAATCTCCATACCTCAATTAAAACATTGTGAGATTCGCAATTTAGAATCCTAGTCAAAGTTTGAAAATGTTGGATGCAATCAactttatatataaatcaatcCTATCACATATTTAGTATGTgagtgaaagaaataaaaataataatgaagttttttgaaaaaataatatatatttcattggATACGTACATATATCTTGCTCGGATAGTTCTTATTACGTGCTCATTAGTTTGTGTCAAACGATATTCTTAATTATATTTcggataatttttttaatgatttcaaattaaacgaacagacataaaaatagatatacaaGGTTAGTTTGCCGGCTCCAGTTCTTGACTCTCAATTCATCCACTGGGTTATTTTTCAATGATATGTTGTGGTGTTGGGTAAAGAATATAGTGCAGGCAACAGCTTTCAACTCTGTCACCTGTGTGGTGGGTTGGAATGGAGCCACTTCAAAATGTTGCTTTGTTTACTAACACCGGTTTTATGGCCATCTCCCCCATCATAACAATGTGCCTTGAGAAAAGCAGCTTTGTTTCGTTTTGCaaaggaagaaagaaatagaaagaagaaagatgtgtgtgaatttttttataatcagGATTAAcggttaaatttttaaaataaaatcaaattgacataagtttgaatttgttgttaaaCCAATTTGAAAAGTTATTATATTATCTTCGACGATCAAAAAACCGATAAATCTAACTGTAAAAGTATCATTGAGGTACCTATGGCATGTCATATATTACTGTCTGATTATTTTGTTAGCCGCACCAGTTTTAACAGTATAAATGAACaaactttttaacaaaaatgtcCAATTTACATTTTGATCTAATGTAGAAGGATTATCttgctcatttttttagtatagatgataaaatataatctaactcTTAATATATGGACATCTATAgtacttttattcaaatttagttaaataataattttgtaatttttatatgtaaataactaaaaatattattaataattgcACAACTATCACTATAATTTGCTATTATTTAAAAGTCTAACCTTCTCATAAATTTTCAGCTAAATTGGCatcaatttaactcctaaaaccaaatttttataaataaaaaaaaactcataaaacCATCTCATAtaacaacttaaataataatataaatataaaaagggtaaactacatcaaCTGGCCCTAAACTTTGTCTAGAATTACATTTTcgtcactcaactttcaaaagttacataatAGTCATTAACATTATCAAATTGTTACATTTTTGTCTGGGTTAATAGCTACTCTGGTTCCTGCTATAGTTAAaaggttattttgatatttttaaaattttttaacaataattgtaaaataattaaaaaatcttagactaaaaatatttaaaatatataaaaataattttaaaagctcataatttttaaaaatataaaatatttaaatatgtataaatctaaaattcttaaaattaaaactaaatttttaaacttacttttcttgcaatttttattatataaaaaaactaaaaatttaaattaaattccatttattttccatcattgATGAACACCTTCAATCACATCAACAACTTCATGTTGCTTTACCTAGCCTTTGTAAAATACATCTCAATGCAAGAGTCAGATTCCACTATTAAATCGATTATTACTGCTCAAGTTTTCAAGATACAAAATCGAAGCTTGCAACATTGCTTTCATTCTTGAGAATCATAAAAACTTTTACCATCAACGACCTTTTTACAAGATTTTCCTGATAattatgaaaaaacaaaaagaatggaataaaaattaaaaaagaagagcaaaaggttttattatattgtttaagttctttgataagtttgattttttttcttttagtttataATATGAAGTATCCTACTTCTTTCTCAACCCACCATTATTTAATTACTGGATTGATTGGATTTTgagtaattttagtttttaaattataatacaaaatgttttcttc
The nucleotide sequence above comes from Gossypium raimondii isolate GPD5lz chromosome 13, ASM2569854v1, whole genome shotgun sequence. Encoded proteins:
- the LOC105781821 gene encoding acyl carrier protein 2, chloroplastic, with translation MASIAASSVSMQPRHSLATTRASGLKLASFVNQERNNLSFRLRPVPARLRISCAAKPETVDKVCEIARKQLALSSDEPVTGASKFSDLGADSLDTVEIVLGIEEEFGVTIKEDNAQDITTVQDAADLIEKLCRAKGA